A stretch of Longibacter salinarum DNA encodes these proteins:
- a CDS encoding tetratricopeptide repeat protein: MDPLTSHRLIVLARIFVCSLIAFLSLNLSPAHAQDLLTQAEKAYDNGEYEATISLVDSLVSLDTLSIDDDVPTALRVEAEAHLKMDSWGQALAALDDAVERDPFFAGAYELKARILTDHGSIVKAQAAAREAARLEPQSQDVQILFANIQFKTEGYGASIDSYSKVLSLNPTNVEALINRGRAHLKLGNLEQAYFDAVDAIKIVPDRPAPYRVKGEAEFRARQFQNAIDTYSKLIQTLNASDGSVSSIATAYSNRGQAKFNVGNLDDAITDLNKAIELNPEFAVAYRTRGMAYGRKEEREPACANFEKALALGLDAPFKSEVQEIVDSYCANP; encoded by the coding sequence ATGGATCCGCTCACAAGTCACCGGCTCATCGTGCTCGCGCGTATCTTCGTCTGCTCGCTGATCGCTTTTCTTTCGCTTAACCTCTCTCCGGCCCATGCACAGGACCTGCTGACGCAGGCCGAAAAGGCGTACGACAACGGAGAGTATGAGGCAACCATCTCTCTCGTCGACAGCCTCGTCTCCCTCGACACGCTCAGCATCGACGACGATGTGCCAACAGCTCTCCGCGTAGAGGCGGAAGCGCACCTGAAGATGGATTCCTGGGGGCAGGCCCTCGCGGCCCTCGACGACGCCGTCGAACGCGACCCGTTCTTCGCTGGAGCGTACGAACTGAAGGCCCGCATTCTCACAGACCACGGAAGCATCGTCAAAGCCCAGGCCGCCGCTCGAGAGGCGGCACGACTCGAACCGCAGAGCCAGGACGTACAGATTCTCTTCGCGAACATCCAGTTTAAGACCGAGGGCTATGGGGCATCGATCGATTCGTACTCCAAGGTGCTGAGCTTAAACCCGACGAACGTGGAAGCGCTAATCAACCGCGGGCGCGCCCACCTGAAGCTTGGGAATCTTGAGCAGGCGTACTTTGACGCCGTGGATGCGATCAAGATCGTGCCTGATCGTCCGGCGCCATACCGGGTAAAAGGTGAGGCCGAATTCCGTGCTCGACAGTTTCAGAACGCGATCGACACGTATTCGAAGCTCATTCAGACACTCAATGCGTCTGATGGCTCCGTGTCCTCCATCGCGACAGCTTACAGCAATCGAGGTCAGGCGAAGTTCAATGTAGGCAATCTCGATGATGCCATCACCGACTTGAACAAAGCCATCGAGCTCAATCCGGAATTTGCCGTGGCGTACCGCACCCGCGGCATGGCATACGGCAGAAAAGAGGAGCGAGAACCGGCGTGCGCCAATTTCGAGAAAGCACTTGCCCTCGGCCTGGACGCCCCGTTCAAGAGTGAAGTACAGGAGATCGTCGACTCCTACTGCGCAAATCCATAG
- a CDS encoding DUF5050 domain-containing protein has protein sequence MHTSTTRLWGFLFSFFLLFASVDVQPSVAQDQLYWSASGSGTGVYTADLDGNSEQKILGRLRAPIDVAVHEQNGDVYYTDTADNAIYRVTGSGAPASIVATDAPVGIDVDEAGGHIYWTTRNSTNGIYRADLNGGNVTLITDGLVNPEGLAVDPANDHIYWLSGVRSSSTVTAVRRVDFDGSNATTLVNNPGANVYRIVLDVPNNKMYWTTRQDNTASSVQGANLDGSNVQNVVTGSIEAPQGLALDADDGTLYWSETALSGRGLYSAATDGSNVTQITQTRGVISGLAVDPTDDSILSSDFLRDVVERRNASGTLLDVLDQAPLASYGAFTIDADGLLYFTDDVRGEIVRFGPDGTGRVVIVSGETSPVDVTYDKSTDNLYWIDSASSGTWTVRRSSRFGQSPQTILSKTGNGEMADIAIDESSGRVYVTDPEAGELIGMDDDGSNVSTILSGIDPGPGLAVRSTDGAILWTNTATSTIDAVNPDGSGATTVISDTEAENPEDVSAPPFGNLLYWTTATDKLKQSNLDGSNVSTVSTPGAAPVAVLRGPQNPLPVTLVGFDVRTSRDRAILEWTTASEVNNAGFGIERSADGTSFEHIGFVNGAGTTEQAQSYRFADEDVPTGTTLHYRLRQTDVDGTTWLSPVQTVMLETVDTRIHALSPHPVRSQTTFSFETPVAGPLTLEVFDLLGRRVTKLAHGRYAAGTHTATIQPDGWASGTYILRLSSPSDVVTQRFTVVR, from the coding sequence ATGCATACGTCGACTACGCGTCTCTGGGGCTTCCTCTTCTCTTTTTTCTTACTGTTCGCTTCGGTGGATGTCCAACCATCAGTTGCACAGGACCAACTGTACTGGTCCGCCTCCGGCTCCGGTACCGGCGTTTACACCGCCGATCTCGACGGCAACTCGGAGCAAAAAATACTCGGTCGGCTCCGTGCCCCCATTGACGTCGCCGTTCACGAGCAGAATGGCGACGTTTACTACACGGATACCGCGGACAACGCAATTTATCGCGTCACTGGATCGGGCGCGCCAGCGAGCATCGTCGCAACGGATGCTCCCGTCGGCATTGACGTCGACGAAGCTGGGGGACACATCTACTGGACGACCAGAAATTCCACGAATGGGATCTACCGGGCCGACCTCAACGGCGGAAATGTGACCCTGATCACCGATGGTCTCGTAAACCCGGAGGGGCTAGCTGTCGACCCAGCGAATGATCACATCTACTGGCTTAGCGGAGTCCGATCAAGCAGCACCGTAACAGCCGTCCGACGCGTCGATTTCGATGGAAGCAACGCAACCACGCTCGTCAATAACCCCGGCGCCAACGTGTATCGCATTGTGCTCGATGTGCCGAACAACAAAATGTACTGGACGACTCGTCAGGATAACACAGCCTCGTCCGTCCAGGGCGCCAATCTGGATGGATCGAACGTCCAGAATGTGGTGACGGGAAGCATCGAAGCACCGCAGGGTCTTGCTCTTGACGCCGACGACGGGACACTGTACTGGAGCGAGACAGCCCTCAGCGGACGGGGACTCTACTCTGCCGCCACAGACGGCAGCAACGTCACGCAGATCACTCAGACGCGCGGCGTCATCTCCGGCCTTGCCGTTGATCCGACGGATGACTCGATCCTCTCCAGTGACTTCCTCCGCGATGTGGTGGAACGTCGAAACGCGTCCGGAACGCTACTCGACGTTCTCGATCAGGCTCCGCTTGCGAGCTACGGCGCTTTTACGATTGATGCCGACGGGCTGCTGTACTTCACCGACGACGTTCGTGGAGAGATCGTGCGCTTCGGACCCGATGGAACGGGCCGTGTCGTCATTGTCTCTGGAGAAACTAGTCCGGTGGACGTCACCTACGATAAAAGCACGGACAACTTGTACTGGATCGACTCTGCCTCCAGCGGGACCTGGACGGTGCGACGCTCGAGCCGCTTTGGACAATCACCCCAGACGATCTTGAGCAAGACGGGCAATGGGGAAATGGCCGATATCGCAATCGATGAATCAAGTGGACGGGTCTACGTCACCGACCCAGAGGCGGGCGAACTTATCGGCATGGACGATGACGGCAGCAACGTGAGCACGATCCTGTCGGGCATCGACCCGGGTCCCGGTCTCGCTGTGCGATCAACCGATGGGGCCATTCTGTGGACGAACACGGCCACGAGCACTATTGATGCCGTGAATCCGGACGGGTCGGGCGCTACGACTGTCATCTCCGACACCGAAGCCGAAAATCCGGAGGACGTCTCTGCACCGCCCTTCGGTAATCTGCTCTACTGGACGACCGCAACCGACAAACTGAAGCAGAGCAACCTCGACGGTTCGAACGTGAGCACGGTGTCTACACCTGGAGCCGCACCTGTAGCGGTACTGCGCGGCCCGCAGAATCCGCTTCCAGTTACTCTCGTGGGCTTTGACGTTCGAACGTCGCGGGACCGGGCCATCCTGGAGTGGACCACTGCGTCAGAGGTAAACAACGCGGGCTTTGGCATTGAGCGCTCTGCGGACGGGACGTCCTTCGAGCACATAGGATTCGTCAACGGCGCCGGGACGACCGAGCAAGCTCAGAGCTATCGATTTGCGGACGAAGACGTGCCAACCGGTACGACGCTCCACTATCGCCTCCGCCAGACCGATGTCGATGGGACGACGTGGCTATCTCCCGTACAGACCGTCATGCTGGAGACCGTCGATACGCGAATTCACGCGTTGTCTCCTCACCCAGTCCGGAGCCAGACCACATTTTCCTTCGAGACCCCCGTTGCCGGTCCGCTCACGCTCGAGGTATTCGACCTCTTGGGCCGTCGGGTGACGAAGCTTGCGCACGGACGCTACGCCGCAGGCACACACACCGCTACGATCCAGCCGGACGGCTGGGCCAGCGGGACCTATATTCTCCGCCTCTCCAGCCCGTCTGATGTGGTAACGCAACGCTTTACCGTGGTGCGATAG
- the acnA gene encoding aconitate hydratase AcnA, with amino-acid sequence MTAPRPLTNDPFGARDTFDTGSGNAYLYRLQTLADEGFDIDRLPFSIRILLEALLRECDGEMITTDDVRRLAGYDPSGPDEAEIPFVPSRVLLQDFTGVPAVVDLAALRSAMERLGGDPNEINPQVPVHLIIDHSVQVDHFGTTEAVKLNSELEFKRNRERYEFLRWGQQAFENFHVVPPASGICHQVNLEYVARGVWTRPTDTGIDLAYPDSLVGTDSHTTMINGLGVLGWGVGGIEAEAAMLGQPIYMLMPEVVGFELTGELAEGATATDLVLTVTQMLREYGVVSKFVEFYGSGLQNMTVPDRATIANMAPEYGATMGFFPIDDETLDYMRRTNRSEEQVQLVERYCKEQGLFHTPETKTPDFVDTLQLDLGEVTPSVAGPKRPQDRITVPELPEEFKESLTREAGPIGFGRDESTFGSTGTYDNGEEQYDLEHGDVVIAAITSCTNTSNPSVMLGAGLLAKKAVEKGLTVQPHIKTSLAPGSKVVTDYLVEGDLLPSLEKLGFSTVGYGCTTCIGNSGPLPDPVEKAIKEGDLIVSGVLSGNRNFEGRIHSLVQANYLASPPLVVAYALAGTVDIDLANEPIGTDKDGNDVYLEDIWPSADEIKQMIEEVVKPEFYRDEYDGIEESNETWNNIKIPEGSVYAWDEDSTYIQEPPFFMDITPETPAIKPVKGARVLVKAGESTTTDHISPAGSIPEDYPAGKYLKERGVKPYQFNSYGARRGNHEVMMRGTFANIRIKNQLVPGTEGGVTKYLPTGETTTVFDAAMKYIENGTPLVVLGGKDYGMGSSRDWAAKGTILLGVKATIVKSYERIHRSNLIGMGVLPLQFQEGEGPEALGLDGTETFDIPVDDSLQPGQEIEVTATKEDGTEITFTAINRCDTPVEVEYYRHGGILHYVLRNFLNQSMAMA; translated from the coding sequence ATGACTGCTCCCCGACCACTCACGAACGATCCTTTCGGCGCGCGCGACACCTTTGACACCGGGTCGGGCAACGCATATCTATACCGCCTGCAGACGCTCGCGGATGAAGGGTTCGACATCGACCGCCTCCCATTCTCCATTCGCATCCTCCTCGAAGCGCTGCTTCGTGAGTGCGATGGTGAGATGATCACGACCGACGACGTCAGGCGTCTCGCTGGATACGACCCCAGCGGTCCCGACGAAGCGGAGATCCCGTTCGTCCCGTCACGCGTCCTCCTGCAGGACTTCACCGGCGTTCCGGCCGTCGTTGACCTCGCCGCCCTCCGTTCCGCGATGGAGCGCCTCGGTGGCGATCCCAACGAGATCAACCCGCAGGTGCCGGTTCACCTCATCATCGACCACTCGGTCCAGGTCGATCACTTCGGCACGACCGAAGCCGTCAAACTGAACTCCGAGCTCGAATTCAAGCGCAACCGCGAGCGCTACGAATTCCTCCGCTGGGGTCAGCAGGCCTTCGAAAACTTCCACGTTGTGCCACCGGCCAGCGGCATTTGCCACCAGGTCAACCTTGAGTATGTGGCCCGTGGCGTCTGGACCCGCCCGACGGACACCGGCATCGACCTTGCCTACCCGGATTCTCTGGTGGGTACCGACAGCCACACGACCATGATCAACGGTCTCGGCGTCCTCGGTTGGGGCGTCGGCGGCATCGAAGCGGAGGCCGCTATGCTCGGTCAGCCGATCTACATGCTGATGCCAGAGGTCGTCGGCTTCGAACTCACCGGTGAGCTCGCTGAAGGCGCAACCGCGACCGACCTTGTGCTGACCGTCACGCAGATGCTCCGCGAGTACGGCGTCGTCAGCAAGTTTGTCGAATTCTACGGCTCCGGTCTCCAGAATATGACGGTACCGGACCGCGCCACGATCGCGAACATGGCTCCGGAGTACGGTGCCACGATGGGCTTCTTCCCCATCGATGATGAGACGCTGGACTACATGCGTCGCACGAACCGCTCGGAAGAGCAGGTTCAGCTGGTGGAACGCTACTGCAAGGAGCAGGGTCTCTTCCACACCCCTGAAACCAAGACCCCGGACTTCGTCGATACGCTCCAGCTCGACCTCGGTGAGGTTACGCCGAGCGTTGCCGGACCGAAACGGCCGCAGGATCGGATCACGGTCCCGGAGCTCCCCGAGGAGTTCAAAGAAAGTCTCACCCGTGAAGCCGGCCCGATCGGCTTCGGCCGCGACGAGTCCACGTTCGGCTCCACGGGAACGTACGATAACGGCGAAGAGCAGTACGACCTCGAGCACGGGGACGTCGTCATCGCCGCGATCACGAGTTGCACGAACACGTCCAACCCGTCCGTCATGCTCGGCGCCGGTCTTCTCGCGAAGAAGGCGGTTGAGAAAGGCTTGACGGTCCAGCCGCACATCAAGACAAGCCTCGCGCCGGGATCGAAAGTCGTCACCGACTACCTCGTCGAAGGCGATCTTCTCCCCTCGCTCGAGAAGCTTGGGTTCTCGACGGTCGGATACGGATGCACGACCTGCATCGGTAACTCTGGTCCGCTACCCGATCCGGTGGAGAAGGCGATCAAGGAAGGCGACCTGATCGTGAGCGGCGTGCTCTCGGGCAACCGTAACTTCGAGGGTCGCATCCACTCGCTCGTTCAGGCCAACTACCTCGCCTCCCCGCCGCTCGTCGTCGCCTACGCCCTCGCTGGCACGGTCGACATCGACCTGGCGAACGAGCCGATCGGCACCGACAAGGATGGCAACGATGTCTATCTCGAAGACATCTGGCCGTCGGCGGATGAGATCAAACAGATGATCGAAGAGGTCGTCAAGCCGGAGTTCTACCGCGACGAGTACGACGGCATCGAAGAGTCGAACGAGACCTGGAATAACATCAAGATTCCGGAAGGCTCGGTATACGCGTGGGACGAGGACTCCACGTACATCCAGGAGCCGCCGTTCTTCATGGACATCACGCCGGAGACCCCGGCTATCAAGCCTGTGAAGGGCGCACGGGTCCTGGTGAAGGCCGGTGAGTCGACGACCACCGACCACATCTCGCCGGCTGGCTCCATCCCGGAAGACTACCCGGCAGGCAAGTACCTGAAGGAGCGTGGCGTGAAACCGTACCAGTTCAACTCGTACGGTGCCCGCCGCGGTAACCACGAGGTCATGATGCGCGGTACGTTTGCGAACATCCGCATCAAGAACCAGCTCGTGCCCGGCACGGAAGGCGGCGTCACGAAGTACCTCCCGACCGGCGAAACGACCACGGTCTTCGATGCCGCGATGAAGTATATCGAAAACGGCACGCCGCTCGTCGTCCTCGGCGGGAAAGACTACGGCATGGGCTCCAGCCGCGACTGGGCCGCGAAGGGAACGATCCTTCTCGGCGTGAAAGCCACAATCGTGAAGAGCTACGAGCGCATCCACCGTTCGAACCTGATCGGCATGGGCGTCCTTCCACTGCAGTTCCAGGAAGGCGAAGGTCCTGAAGCACTCGGACTCGACGGCACAGAGACGTTCGACATTCCGGTCGACGACTCGCTGCAGCCGGGACAGGAAATCGAGGTTACCGCAACGAAAGAAGACGGCACGGAGATCACGTTCACGGCGATCAACCGCTGCGACACGCCGGTGGAAGTCGAATACTACCGCCACGGTGGTATCCTCCACTACGTCCTCCGCAACTTCCTGAATCAGTCCATGGCGATGGCCTAA
- a CDS encoding polysaccharide deacetylase family protein, translated as MLRESVPYVATYGLRPVQRFFPDMLWRMDARDGDNVAYLTFDDGPNATVTRELIDVLDRHEAHATFFLVGSNAADRPDLVRDLVAANHTVGNHTFTHPDAWTVTADTLRAELDRTTETIQQITGERVRVMRPPYGHPTSVMRRWCDAHRQRMVMWDVMPGDYLRTATERSIHDFVLQTIRPGSIIVLHDNPICESITPAALDSMLSVLRHDGWRFPAL; from the coding sequence ATGCTCAGGGAATCGGTTCCATACGTTGCCACCTACGGCCTGCGACCCGTACAGCGCTTCTTTCCAGATATGCTCTGGCGAATGGACGCACGAGATGGCGACAATGTCGCATATCTGACCTTCGACGACGGGCCGAATGCAACCGTCACGCGCGAATTGATCGACGTACTGGATCGGCACGAGGCGCACGCAACGTTTTTTCTTGTCGGCTCGAATGCGGCCGACCGACCAGATCTTGTCCGGGATCTCGTCGCTGCGAACCACACGGTCGGCAACCACACATTCACTCATCCGGATGCCTGGACCGTAACGGCCGATACGTTGCGCGCCGAACTAGACCGTACGACCGAAACGATCCAGCAGATCACGGGCGAACGGGTGCGCGTCATGCGTCCTCCCTACGGTCACCCAACCTCGGTCATGCGGCGCTGGTGTGATGCGCACCGGCAGCGGATGGTGATGTGGGACGTCATGCCGGGCGACTATCTCCGCACGGCGACCGAGCGCAGCATCCATGACTTCGTGCTACAGACGATTCGCCCCGGTTCGATCATCGTCCTCCACGATAATCCAATCTGCGAATCTATTACGCCCGCCGCTCTTGACTCCATGCTTTCCGTTTTGCGCCATGACGGGTGGCGCTTTCCTGCTCTTTGA
- a CDS encoding glycosyltransferase, which translates to MPDALFLVLSITVGLHVLTVGAATVGWFRVLRDSNQVTQSGEWPSVSVLIPARNEATLIGDCLSSVLENDYPGELEIIVIDDNSEDATLREARRAFASTEKALTHETAVTNVGGMSGEYTAPIADDEAEVVTRVIEARDGTETERRIRNKTAALTAGIESSTGDVILTTDADCVVGSRWIRTMVRRCTLESPMISGPVRFDWREKWFDRVQAIEMTALVAFGAGTLGAGFPTICNGANVAMRRSLLSEYGSATVAADEVLLQHVAYDTDQEVIFEAHPDAVVETGCVDDVAEYIEQRSRWAWMGTRYPYAIPSLVAVSQWFIHAALLVALIAAIAIPTWQPVVIGALLVKMAADGLLVAPAARHLGQNELTRTFIPASLLWIPSAVIIGLLGTFGTVHWKGRRVE; encoded by the coding sequence ATGCCCGACGCGCTGTTTCTCGTTCTATCCATTACCGTGGGTTTGCACGTCCTCACCGTTGGTGCAGCGACGGTCGGCTGGTTCCGCGTCTTGCGCGATTCGAATCAGGTCACCCAATCGGGGGAGTGGCCATCGGTATCTGTGCTGATTCCCGCACGGAATGAAGCCACGCTGATCGGTGACTGTCTCTCCTCTGTGCTGGAAAATGACTATCCGGGTGAACTCGAAATTATCGTCATTGACGACAACTCGGAAGACGCCACGTTGAGGGAAGCTCGGCGTGCCTTCGCTTCGACCGAGAAGGCGCTCACGCACGAGACCGCCGTGACGAACGTAGGCGGCATGAGCGGGGAGTATACCGCACCGATCGCGGACGACGAAGCGGAGGTGGTCACGCGCGTGATCGAAGCCCGTGATGGTACCGAGACGGAGAGGCGTATTCGAAACAAGACGGCAGCGTTAACGGCCGGCATCGAGTCGAGCACAGGCGACGTGATCCTCACGACCGATGCCGACTGCGTCGTGGGCTCGCGATGGATTCGGACGATGGTTCGTCGCTGCACCTTAGAGAGCCCAATGATCAGTGGGCCGGTTCGATTCGACTGGCGCGAGAAATGGTTCGACCGCGTGCAGGCGATTGAAATGACAGCCCTCGTCGCGTTTGGGGCCGGGACACTCGGAGCTGGCTTTCCGACCATTTGTAATGGAGCCAACGTCGCGATGCGTCGGTCGCTACTGTCCGAGTACGGGAGCGCTACGGTCGCGGCCGACGAAGTGTTGTTGCAGCACGTTGCATACGACACGGATCAGGAGGTCATTTTCGAAGCCCATCCCGACGCCGTCGTGGAAACGGGATGTGTGGACGATGTCGCCGAGTACATCGAGCAGCGCTCCCGGTGGGCATGGATGGGGACGCGCTACCCATATGCTATTCCGTCGCTGGTTGCGGTGTCGCAGTGGTTTATCCACGCTGCCCTCCTGGTCGCCCTGATCGCTGCTATCGCGATCCCAACGTGGCAACCTGTCGTCATTGGTGCGCTGCTTGTCAAGATGGCTGCCGACGGTCTCCTCGTCGCTCCCGCCGCGCGTCATCTCGGACAGAATGAGCTCACGCGCACGTTCATTCCGGCGTCGCTGCTCTGGATTCCTTCCGCCGTAATCATCGGACTACTCGGGACATTCGGGACCGTACACTGGAAAGGTCGCCGTGTCGAGTAG
- a CDS encoding lysylphosphatidylglycerol synthase transmembrane domain-containing protein, whose product MSPFDAKDAPRPDHENDGRPDRSRVRIRQLARLLFGVGLLVAIVLYVDVQDVWFTLRQADPTFLTVALFLVVPNVWLDAWSWGVVLRPLSGGVARSTLVRATLAGYAVGFFTPARLGEFAGRALALRHRDMWTVSVTVFAQRLVDMLVAVTVGLGLMTWARFTGVIGTAWDLAIAVGAGVALLFMAAILWPDAIDKWARRMLPRAGALHERTSVLHDLENDAKIRLLWGCLTRYIVFAGQMTILVKAFDPSAEWSTLVAGSGLMYYFKYLIPSLTLLDVGIREGAAVLVYGWLGVAEAAALNAALTVFVFNITLPAVVGGAFVRLSSSDSDPDPNAPDRNIQRKTSPT is encoded by the coding sequence GTGTCTCCCTTCGACGCAAAGGACGCCCCTCGTCCTGACCATGAGAACGACGGTCGGCCTGACCGATCACGCGTTCGCATTCGCCAACTGGCGCGTCTTCTCTTTGGCGTCGGACTTCTGGTCGCGATCGTCTTGTATGTCGACGTGCAAGACGTCTGGTTCACCCTTCGTCAGGCCGACCCGACGTTCCTTACGGTGGCTCTATTTCTTGTGGTACCGAACGTGTGGCTGGACGCGTGGTCGTGGGGCGTCGTGCTTCGACCGCTTTCCGGCGGCGTCGCTCGCAGCACGCTCGTTCGAGCGACCCTTGCAGGGTATGCTGTTGGCTTCTTCACACCGGCCCGCCTGGGCGAGTTTGCCGGTCGCGCACTGGCCCTTCGGCACCGGGATATGTGGACGGTGTCGGTTACTGTTTTCGCCCAGCGACTCGTTGACATGCTGGTCGCCGTTACTGTCGGTCTGGGCCTCATGACCTGGGCCCGTTTCACCGGCGTCATCGGGACCGCCTGGGACCTCGCCATCGCCGTCGGTGCAGGGGTCGCTCTCTTGTTCATGGCAGCGATCCTATGGCCCGACGCGATCGACAAATGGGCTCGACGCATGCTTCCCCGCGCCGGCGCTTTGCACGAACGAACCTCGGTTCTCCACGACCTTGAGAACGACGCTAAGATCCGCCTTCTCTGGGGTTGCCTCACTCGCTACATCGTTTTTGCGGGCCAGATGACGATTCTGGTCAAAGCGTTCGACCCGAGTGCTGAATGGTCGACTCTCGTCGCTGGATCGGGGTTAATGTATTACTTTAAGTACCTCATCCCGTCTCTGACCCTGCTTGATGTAGGTATTCGGGAGGGGGCTGCTGTTCTCGTGTACGGCTGGCTCGGCGTTGCGGAAGCCGCTGCCCTCAACGCAGCCTTGACCGTGTTTGTATTCAACATTACACTGCCGGCAGTGGTCGGCGGCGCGTTCGTTCGGCTGTCTTCATCCGATTCCGACCCCGATCCAAACGCGCCAGACCGGAATATCCAGAGGAAAACCTCACCCACTTAA
- a CDS encoding BamA/TamA family outer membrane protein, producing MKRNLRLKGSHVKSTVLQNPIACAKTVTTFVLATVVACILGLVAPSDAVAQRSDGNDRSDAHETWFNLRPYPLATWSPRAGVGAGLGLVMNNALRSGDETLLTVAPALHERVYTLSYASGGVPPHSDEDRRIVTITGRHAHTTRDWFYGFGPASSSESRTAFTLRTFQGSARLSQRLFDDHFFVQAHGRVEHYRLYDADLPSPSQNDAAGQATVDYAEEIAMLGSNAPVNGATFTSTGAVVGIDVQYDRRDKRYRTTSGWLLQGSLERWTPIGGETFSFVRTDVGAYRWLPISGEHRIAAYGHLTQLHDVDGVARLNDRLPHFVLPLLDGRSVPGFQRSRYTSRDALVFGLAYEFPITSILGLGIEGYAAGHAASVYDDISDQFELRINGSENLSAGEDTYPLRPAAALGLRIGPRFRDQTYVDVAVGRGPESFSAVRVSLVRRLNRPRPPHHETNHWRR from the coding sequence GTGAAACGCAATCTTCGTCTTAAGGGATCACACGTCAAGTCAACGGTACTGCAGAATCCAATAGCTTGCGCCAAAACGGTCACAACGTTCGTCCTCGCGACCGTTGTGGCTTGCATCCTCGGCCTCGTCGCCCCATCAGATGCTGTCGCGCAACGGTCCGACGGCAACGACCGGAGCGATGCCCATGAGACCTGGTTCAACCTCCGTCCCTATCCGCTGGCGACCTGGAGCCCTCGTGCTGGCGTCGGTGCTGGACTGGGACTCGTGATGAACAACGCCCTCCGCTCGGGCGACGAGACACTGCTGACCGTCGCGCCCGCCTTACACGAGCGTGTATACACACTGTCATATGCATCCGGTGGCGTCCCCCCGCATTCGGACGAAGATCGGCGCATCGTCACTATCACAGGACGGCACGCCCACACGACGCGAGACTGGTTTTACGGCTTCGGGCCGGCGTCCAGCTCCGAGTCGCGCACGGCGTTCACACTTCGCACCTTTCAGGGAAGCGCGAGACTGAGTCAGCGGCTCTTCGATGACCACTTTTTCGTGCAGGCGCATGGGCGCGTCGAACACTACCGGCTGTACGACGCCGACCTGCCGTCCCCGTCCCAGAACGACGCGGCAGGCCAGGCGACCGTCGATTACGCGGAAGAAATCGCTATGCTCGGCTCGAATGCACCCGTGAACGGTGCGACGTTTACCTCTACAGGCGCCGTCGTCGGAATCGATGTCCAGTACGACCGCCGGGACAAACGGTATCGGACCACGAGCGGGTGGCTGTTGCAGGGATCGCTTGAGCGATGGACGCCAATCGGAGGCGAAACCTTCTCCTTTGTTCGAACGGACGTGGGTGCATACCGATGGCTCCCGATTTCGGGCGAACACCGAATTGCCGCTTACGGACACCTTACGCAGCTCCACGACGTCGACGGTGTCGCTCGCTTAAACGATCGTCTTCCTCACTTCGTCCTTCCGCTTCTCGACGGTCGCTCCGTTCCAGGCTTCCAGCGCAGTCGCTACACCAGTCGCGATGCGCTCGTCTTCGGCCTTGCGTATGAGTTTCCGATCACGTCGATTCTCGGGCTCGGCATCGAGGGGTACGCAGCCGGACATGCAGCAAGCGTCTACGACGATATCTCCGATCAATTCGAGCTACGCATCAATGGCAGCGAGAACCTGTCAGCCGGAGAGGACACATACCCGCTTCGTCCCGCAGCGGCTCTCGGATTGCGAATTGGACCTCGCTTCCGAGATCAAACGTACGTTGACGTGGCCGTCGGCCGAGGACCGGAAAGCTTTTCCGCCGTGCGCGTCTCACTGGTCCGTCGTCTGAATCGCCCGCGCCCGCCGCATCATGAGACCAACCACTGGCGGCGATAG